ATTTTCATCACAAGTAATCGGGTTAATGATAATCCTGTAAAAATTGCGCACTTATCCGACTTACAGTTTCCAAGATTAAGAGTTAGTCAAACACAATTATTAAACGAATTAGAAAAAGAACAACCTGATGTCGTGTTTTTAACTGGTGACACGATTGATCGCACTGAGTCTGTAGAAACAACCGAATTTTTTGATTTTTTAACTACATTAACCTCGCGCTACCAAACTTATGTTATCAATGGTAACCACGAAGAAACAAACCCAGATTATGCTTTATGGAGACAAAAAATCAAAGCCAGTGATGCGGTTTATTTAGAAAATGATGTCACTAATTTAGTCATCAACAATAATGCCTTTAACCTTGTTGGATTAAGTAATCGACACACTTCACTTTCAAGTAAAGATATGGCGAAAATGAATACTAATCAAGAGACGTTAGTTTTAGCGCATCATCCTGAACTATTTGATGAATACATTAACTCTTTTAATAGCCCTCTTGCTATTTTTAGCGGTCATGCTCATGGTGGACAATGGCGTTTACCTAAAACAGATGGTCTTTTATCACCTGATCAAGGGGTGTTACCAAAACTAACAAATGGCTTATACATTAAGAATGACTCAAATCTTATTGTCAGTCGTGGCCTAGCTAACAGCAAATTCCCAATTAGACTAAATAACTATCCACACCTCATTTTTACCACTATTAAACAGGCATAGAAAAAGCGTTGGCACATCATGTACCAACGCTTTTTTCTTAATATAATGTACCATAAAACACATCTCTTCTTTTTAATCACGTTCAAGAGGCAATAATTCTTCCTCCATAACTTGTACTAACTCTTTTTTAAAACTTTTCCAGTACCTTAACTTGCTGACAGGGTTATCGTTAGATTCTTTATACTGCTCATAATTTGATGAATCTCTTAACTCCTGTTCGCCAACTTGTTTTTCTTTTTTAGGATTATAGTTGTTAACGACATATCGCAAATCACCTTCATTAACTGACCATTTTTCAGCAAGCTGAGAGGTTTCATTTAGCTTTTTATCTTGTATTAAACGATTTAATAAGATAGATATATCTTTATCACGATAATGTTCAGGATTTTGACGAATATCTTCCCATAACGTTTTGATTAACGCTGACAGTTTTTGATTAGATTGAGACAATTCTTCCAAATACTTATCAATTTCTTTGGCTGATTTGTCATCTTGTCTCCCTATCAGCTCATACTCATCATCTCCTACCGGAACATATCGTTGAATCAACATCAAAATATAATCATAATTAATATTTTCTGTTTTAACTGACTCTAACTCATAAAAAATATCAATATCAATTTTTCCCCCTGGCTTATCCGAAAATTCTTTCATTTTTTCTAACACATTGTTATATTTACCAGTGTACTCTTCAAATTCTTTTTCCGTAATAGGAAATAAACTGCCCATTTGTTCTTCAGAAAATTCTGTATAGACTTGCGATGAAGCATAGTATTTATCCACTTGTTGAAACGACCTAGCGAATTTTTTTAATTGGACTATACTCGATGAATCAATATCAATTGCATGTGGATTTGGTTCTACCAATTTCAACTCCTCAATTGCCTCAATAAATCGATCTCTCGTTTCTTCCCACGTTGGAGCTAACACCTCATTTTCTCCACCATTTGAATATAAAATCAACGCATTGGTCACCGCTGCTTCAAAGGTTGCTGGATCTTGAAATGTCACAATTTGACCATAACGTTTGTATTTGTCAAATAAACGATTTGTCCGTGAGAATGCTTGAATTAAATTATGTTCTTTCATCGGTGGTCTATCAATAAACAACGTCGATAAACAAGGTGCGTCAAATCCTGTTAGCAACCTATCTACCACAATCACTAAATCAAGCTGTTCGCTTCGTGCTTTATACTGCTCTTTTTTTCGTGCCAATCGGTCATTAACATTTCGATTATATGCACGCATTGTTTCGAGCGTATAGTGTGTGCCATACTCTTCATTATAATCTTCCAATGCTTCTTTCATCTTCTCTTGATTACTTGAAGAAGATGTCTCATTTTCAGAAATAGAATATGTTATAGCCACCTTAGGAAAGTCTGGTAATACTTTTTTAGTTGCCTCTGATACACTCACACTAGATTTTCCAGCCTTTACTTTTTTTATCAAATCATAATATTTTTGTGCCTGTGAGATAGACGTCGTTGTCAAAATAGCATCATATGTCTGACCTGCCCCCAAGTTAAACCCTAATTTTTTGCGAGATTTATTGATAATGGAGTCTATCACTTCTAACATATGTGCCTCATCTAAATACACTTCATTTGGAACGTAATATTCTTTTTCCATCAAACTCATCTCATAGACAGCCAACTCAGATTTTTTATCTGAACTTTCCACAATATCATCCAGCTGTTCTTCTGAAAAAGTGGTCTTGTACTCCACTTGGAATCCTAAAACTGCTTTGTCATGTATTGCTTCTTTTACAGTGTATTTATGTAAACACTCACCGTATTGTTGTTTTGTTGTTCTAGGGAGATTGCCTTGTACCTTTTTTGCATTTTCAACAAAAATAGGAGTACCTGTAAAGCCATACCAAAGAGATTCGATAAAAAAGGTTTCTAATTCTCTTTTTTTCTCTGGACTAACAGCTCGGTGACATTCATCGACAACAAGCGCCAGCTTAAGACGACGTAATGTTTGATATTTTTTATTTTCTGGATTTTCTTCAACTCGATGCATGACATGATTTAATTTTTGTATCGTCGTCACTACCACCGAGCGTTCATCAGATAATAGTTTTGTAATTAACTCAGATACATTGTTAGTCTCATCAATATCTATCACATCATTTTCAGCATATGACGTAAATGACGTGGTTGTTTGTTGGTCCAAATCCACTCTATCCACAATAAATATGGTTTTATCAATAGATGAAATTTGTAATAAATTTCTAGCTACTTTATATGACGTCAAGGTTTTTCCAGAACCTGTTGTATGCCAAACGTAACCTGACTTAGATTCTTTAGACGCTTGTTTAACTGCTTCAATCGCATGAATTTGATACGGACGAAGTAAAATCAATGCTTTTTTATCATTATCAATCACGCTATATTGTGTCACCATTTTATGTGCCATTGGAATCGACAACACATGTTTGGCAAAATCCACATAATTATCCACTGCTTTGTTGTCTTCATCCACCCATTTTGTTAAAAATTGGGCATTAAGTTTAGTATCTTGTGCTGAAGCAATGTAACGTGTATCTGATCCATTTGTGACCACAAACATCTGAACACTAGAAAAAATACCAGTAAATTTGCCTTCTTTCAAATATTTTGAAATTTGACGAAACGCATCCATATAAGCATTATTCTTATTTTTTAATTCAATATGAATCATGGGTAACCCATTAATCAATAACGTGACATCAAATCGTCGATCATTGTCCATGTATTCTTTTTTAGTTGAGACATATTGATTGATGACCTCATAAGATGATATGCCACCTGCGACATCCTCACGATTCAACACACGTAGCCTAATAGTTCCTAACTTAGCATCTTCACGCTGCACCTGAACCTTTGCGACACCATTTTCACCTGACAACCACTTAGCAGCTTCATAAAAATTTGGAAAACTTAACTGATTTTTTATTTGGCGAAATTCTTGTTCTGTTAAAAGTGTTTCACCTAGTACATCTAAATTATTCATTTCTAATTTATCTTTAAAATTATCCCATAAATCATCTTCTGTTTTTAAATCTGGTCGATAAGTCCATTGTGATTCACCGGAAATTAACTGTTCGATTAATTGTTTTTCTAAATCTAACTCTGAAGTAAACTTACCCAACATTTTTTCCCACTTTCTCTCTTTTTACGTAATTTTATTATACATCATTTTCCCTCTTTCTACACACGCTTGGGAACAGCGTAAAGCAAAAGATATATTTAAACCTCTTGTAGAAAAGAATAGAAAAGAATTACCAGTCTTATCTGTTACACAAGATATGGGTGTAGTTTATAGGGAAGATGTTGGCATAGATATAAAATACGATTTGAATACTTTAAATAATTATAAAGTTGTTAAGCCTAATGATTTTATAATTAGCTTAAGATCTTTTCAAGGAGGCTTTGAGCTATCAGATAAACTAGGTATTGTTAGCCCAGCATATACAATTTTTAATGCGTTAGAAGAAAGGAATAATTATTCGCTATTTTGGAAAGTTTTCTTTAAGAGATTTATTTTTATTGAATCTTTAAAAACTGTTACGTTTGGAATTAGAGATGGTAAGTCAATCAGTTTTACTGAATTTGGAGATTTAAAATTAGCTTTTGCTAATTTAGAAGAACAAACCAAAATAGGTAACTTCTTCAAACAACTAGACGATACTATCGCACTTCATCAGCGTAAGGTTTAAAAGTTGGATAAATACCTCATAATTTTATCGTTATCTTGATTTTCTAATTCTTGAATGATATGTAAATAAATTTGTTGAGTTGTTGTCATGTTAGCATGACCTAAACGTCTTGCTACACTCGCAATAGAAACACCTGCAAATAACAATAACGACGCGTGTGTATGCCTTAACCCATGGATAGAGATTACAGGAACATCTGCTTTTTCACATAGTCTTTTTAAACGATGATTAACTGTGGAATTAAAAACACGTCCATTAATAAAAATTGGTTGATGACTAGGCATCCCTTCAACCATCTGAGCAAATTGCATGGTTGTTTTCCAATCTAATTGGATATGACGTTTTGAGGAATGATTTTTTGTTTCTTGAAAGTGTCCATTAGCTTCCTTATAATTCCAAGTTTTAGAAATAGAGAGTGTTTGATAAGCGAAGTTAAAATCACTAGGAGTAACAGCTAATGCTTCTGAAAATCGTAATCCAGTTTTAGCGATTAATAATATTAACCAATCATGATTAAAAACTGTTGGTAAAAATAATTCATCCAATAATTTCTGTAAATCAAACTGACTAATGTATTTTGTTTTCTTCTTTCTGGGAATCTTACCTTTTATGACCACTTTACGAGTTGGATTAGTTGGAATGAGATTTTCGTCCATTGCATCTAGCAACGCCCCTTTTAACTGATGATGAAAATCCATTGTAGTCTGTTTCTCATGTGTTTCAGCATAGTTATTTAAAATCCGCTGATACTCCCTCCTATCAATATTTTTTAACAAAACATCAGGTGCTAATTCTTTTAACCTAGTATAAGACATTTGATACTTTGATAAAGTCACTTCTCTTACTGCCCCAACTTTGTATAAATCTATCCACTCTAAGAAATATTCATGAAACAACAACTCTTTTCTATTACTCATTCTCTTTCCTCCTTAAATAGTTATAAAAAAGCAAAAGTAGACATACGACAAATTTAAAAATTTGTCGTATGTCTACTTTTAACTATTTATTAAACAAACATTTTTTGTAGGAATGCTTTTTTCATTTCTTGTAATTTTTCTAACTCACACTGATGAAGTGCGATAGTGTCGTCTAGTTGCTTGAAGAAGTTTCCGATTTGGGATTGTTCTTCCATATTTTTGGGAAAGGATACGATTGTTTTTTGTAGGTTTCCTTTACTAATTGAGGATACTTTAGACCCTTGCATCAATCTTAAAAGCTGTCTATGATAAACATCAGAGTTAATATAATATCCTAAAAAGAATTCTGCCTTTTTTTCTTTTGATCTTGCAACAATAGTATGCAATCCTGCAACAAGATTTTCATCAGTAATACCACTAACTTCTACAGCTTTTCCTACAGTTTCATCTTCAGCTGCATCTGCAAAAATTAAGTCACCATTTTTTAGTAAATTGGAGTTATATTTTTCTAATTTACCATCAGTAATATATGGGATTTCATCTATCTTAATATTTAGAATAGTAGAATATTTGATTAATATATCACCATAGTGGACACTTTTAACATCACCCTCATCATAGTTTAACAATGCTCTAGACAGTGAGTTTGTGGATACAGGAAAATTAAAACAATCACTAAACTTACGCTGTTCCCAAGCGTCAGTAAAACCTTTAAAACGAATTTCAGGCACTACTTCATCTTTTTTAGGGAACATTTTTTGTAAAAAGCCTTTTTTCTGTTCTTTCAATAAATCTAACTCACGCTGATGAAGTGCGATAGTATCATCTAGTTGTTTGAAGAAGCTACCGATTTTTGTTTGTTCGTCAATACTTTTAGGATATTGGAATACTCTTTGCTCCATGCCACCTTTAGTAACATGAACCATCGTAGTCCCATTAGTTGTTAGTTTTATTCGTTCTTTATCAGTCAATAACCAAGTATACAAATATAATTTATCAATTTCATTTGAAAGAAATTGTAATTTCCAAATATGATAATGATATATTACTCGTTCTTCATTCCAAATTTCTGGTCCAAAGTTTGTTGCCCACAAATATAGCAAATCTCCTTTATCTGCATATTTATTATTATCCAGTTCTAAATCGGAATAATACCACCTATCATTAGTATTAAAATTTCCAACTCGTAATACTCTATATTTTCCGGTATCAAGAAGTTCTTTTTGTTTATAAGCTCTACCATTCAAAAAATTAATAACTTCTCCTAACTTACGCTGTTCCCAAGCGTCAGTAAAATCTTTAAAACGAATCACTGGTGCAAGATGATTAGTTGTCATGGTTATCACCACCACGTGTCAATATGGATTTAAAGGCATCTAATTCATCTTTTGCATCATCAGTGGTCGCAACTAAATCATCTAAAAACGTTGTAAGTACTTGATGAGCTTCTATAATATCTTTTTGAACAGTGGTCAATTCAGTCGCGACATGTTTTAGTAAGATAGGTTCTTCTTCTTCAAACGTATCAACATAGCGTGGAATATTTAAGTTAAAATCATTTTCTGTAATCTCATCAAACGTGGCAAGCTGTGCGTATTTATCCACGTTTTCACGTGCCAAATAAGTTTGAAGAATTTTATCTATGGCATCATTGGTTAACACGTTTTGATTTTTTCCTTTTTCAAAATCTTTTGATGCATCAATAAAGAAGACATCACGATTTTTACGATTTTTCTTCAATACAATAACAGTCGTTGGAATGCTTGTATTAAAGAAAATGTTTGCCGGTAACCCAATCACTGTGTCTATTGCACCATGTTCTAATAAGATTTTACGGATTTTTCCTTCTGCTGCACCACGAAATAGCACACCATGAGGTAACACAATCGCCATCACGCCTGTGTCTTTCAAATGATAATAACCATGTAATAAAAAGGCAAAATCTGCTTTTGATTTAGGAGCTAGTACACCATAGGGAGCAAATCTTGGATCATCTAAAAAGCCTTTATCTGCTGTCCATTTAGCACTGTACGGTGGATTCATTAGTACGGCATCAAAGTTCGTTGGCTCTTCTGTCGGCCAATCCGCATCCAATGTGTCACTATTATGTAAATGCTGATTTGCCACGTCAACACCATGTAAAATCATATTCATACGAGCTAAATTATAGGTGGAGGTTTTTAATTCCTGTCCAAAATAATTGATCGTACCAGGTTCATTCGAAAATTTTTGAACATTTAATAATAAAGAACCTGATCCCATCGCTGCGTCATACACGCTAAATCCTCGTTTATCCTCTTTACCACTTAAGACAATTTGAGTCATTAAGGTAGAAACAGCTTGTGGTGTATAAAACTCCCCAGCTTTTTTTCCTGAATCAGAAGCAAACTGACCAATTAAATACTCATACGCATCTCCAAGCGCATCTCCTTCGTGGGCAATATCTAATGAATCAAGCTCCACCATCACTTCAGAAATGGTTTTATTTTGTTTTTGTGGTGTAGTTCCCAAACGTTTTGAATACAAGTCAATATCTTCAAACAAGTTAACAAACAACTCACTACTTTGCTCGATATTTCTAAACCCTTGAGCCAAATCTTCTAATTGAAATTGTCCCGTATGGATTTTATCCACTAAAGAAGTAAACGTTAAACCTGGTTCTAAGGCATAGGAATACATGTATTTCAATTCAGAAATCAAATCATCTCTTAACTCATCATCTTTAAATGCTTCTTCGTAAATTGCTTGAGCTTCTTTTAGACTGTGAGCAGGTTGTTCCAACAAATCAGCGGCACTATACAACATTCTATCTGATAAATATTTATAAAAAACCAAGCCTAATAAATAGTCCTTATAATCTGCCGCATCCATTTTAGAACGTAGAATATCCGCACTATTCCATAAAGCTTGGTATAACGTTTTTGATTCTTGCTTACTCATTGTGTGTCTCCTTATAAGTTCATCTTTTTTCCTTATTATAGCATAGAAAAAAGCCAAGAACGATGACCGTCCTTGGCTTAACATTTACTCGCTATTTTTCGTATCCATGTGGGTGACTTTGATGCCATTGCCACGCACTGGAAATAATCGTTTCCACATCAGTGTATTGAGGATTCCACCCTAAAATAGTTTTCGCTTTTTCATTTGAAGCCACTAACATTGACGGGTCTCCTGCACGTCTTGGTGCAATCTCAGAAGGAATAGCTTTTCCAGTTACTTTGATGGCTTCAGTCAGCAATTCTTTTACTGAAAACCCATTGCTACTACCAAGATTAATAATTTGGCTTTCATCATGTGTGGATAAATAGTTTAAGGCTAATATATGCGCGTCAACTAAATCTACGACATGCACATAATCACGAATGCATGTGCCATCTGGTGTTGGATAATCATCACCAAAAATCATTAATTTTTCACGTTGATTTAGTGCCACTTGTAAAATGATTGGGAGTAAATGCGTTTCAGGGGTGTGATCTTCACCGATTGACGCATCAAGCATCGCACCTGCCACATTGAAATAACGCAATGATACATATTTAATACCATATGCCTTATCACACCATTTCATCATTTTTTCCATCATCAATTTACTTTCGCCGTAAGGATTTGTTGGATTCGTTGGCGTGTCTTCCGTAATAGGCGTTACATCAGGTTCACCGTAAGTCGCAGCGGTTGAAGAAAAGACAATTTCTTTCACGTCAAATTCATTCATCACCTCAAGTAAGGTTTGCATGCCGTAAACATTATTATTAAAATATTTTAGTGGGTTTTCAACTGATTCGCCAACAAGTGAACTTGCAGCAAAATGAACGACTTGCGAAATATCTTCTTTCTCAAAAACACCTGTTAAAAAATCTTTATCACGAATATCTCCTTCATAAAACGTGGCACGTTCGTCCACTGCTTCTTTATGTCCAGTCAATAAATTATCCACCACAACCACTTCTTTGCCACTATCCAATAACCGTTTTACTGCATGAGAGCCAATGTAACCTGCTCCACCTAAAACTAACACTTTTGACATTTTCATCCTCCTGCTATTTTTTATAACATATCAAACAAGGACAATTGATTTTCATCTGGTAAGTCTTTTAACACACCATTGTCTGTCATGTATTCGATCAATGTTTTAGATACCTTTCCTCTATTAGATAAATCTTCCTTAGATAAAAAGTCTTGTTCTTCACGAGCGGCCACAATTTGTTTTGCTACGTTTAATCCTAAACTTGGAACAGAACGAAATGGCGCAATCAATGTGTCACCATCAATTACAAAGTTTTCTGCATCTGATTTATACAAATCAATCATTTGGAATTTAAAGCCACGCTCTAACATTTCGTTAGCAATCTCCAACACGGTTAATAAGTTTTTCTCTTTAGTTGAGGCATCCATTCCCTTATCAGTGATTTCTTTCATGCGTGCTTTGACCGCGTCTTTTCCTTTTGACATTGCCACAATATCAAAGTCATTAGCACGAACTGAGAAATACGCTGCATAATAAAAAATGGGATGATGCACTTTAAAGTAAGCCACACGTAGCGCCATCAACACATATGCTGCGGCATGGGCTTTAGGGAACATATACTTGATTTTCAAACACGATTCAATGTACCACTCTGGCACATTATTCGCACGCATCTCTACTTGCCATTCATCTGGTATTCCTTTTCCTTTACGGACACTTTCCATTATCTTAAACGCTAAGCCATCTTCTAACCCAGCATGCATTAGATACACCATGATATCATCACGACACCCAATCACATCAGCCAGTGTGGTCGTTCCTTGGCGAATTAATTCTTCCGCATTACCTAACCAAACGTCTGTACCATGTGAGAGGCCAGATATTTGTAGTAACTCGGCAAAAGTAGTTGGTTTTGTTTGTTCTAACATACCACGAACAAATTTTGTCCCAAACTCAGGAATACCAAGTGTACCTGTTTTAGAATAAATTTGATCAGGCTCTACACCTAAAACTTGTGGTCCAGAGAAAATCTTCATGACTTCTGGATCATCAGCCGGAATGGTTTTTGGATCAATTCCAGATAAATCCTGCAACATACGAATCACTGTTGGATCATCGTGTCCAAGTATATCAAGTTTTAACACATTATCATGAATCGAATGGAAATCAAAGTGAGTCGTACGCCACTCAGAATCTTGGTCATCAGCTGGGTATTGGATTGGGGTAAAGTCATACACATCCATATAATCAGGAATCACAATAATTCCCCCTGGATGCTGTCCAGTGGTTCGTTTCACACCTGTTGATCCTTTTGCTAGACGGTCAATTTCAGCGCCACGAAAACTCAAATCATTGTCTCGTTCGTAGCCTTTTACAAACCCATAAGCCGTTTTATCAGCTACTGTACCGATTGTTCCGGCACGGAAAACATAATCTTCCCCAAACAACACTTTCGTATAATTATGTGCTTCTGGTTGGTATGTCCCTGAGAAGTTCAAATCAATATCGGGTACTTTATCACCGTGGAATCCTAAGAACGTCTCAAATGGAATATCGTGTCCGTCTTTTGACAGTTTAGCCCCACATTTAGGACAGTCTTTTTCTGGTAAGTCAAAACCTGAACCATAACTACCATCTTCAAAAAACTCTGAATACTGACATTCAGGACACAAATAATGTGGTGGAAGTGGATTTACTTCTGTAATACCTGTCATGGTTGCGACAAAACTTGACCCAACTGATCCACGAGACCCAACTAAGTAACCATCTTCTAAACTCTTATGAACCAGCTTTTGAGAGATTAAATAAATAACGGAGAACCCATTCCCGTTTATACTTTTTAGCTCTTTTTCAATTCGTTTCTCAACGATTTCTGGCAACTCCTCACCGTAAAGTCGATGTGCTTCATCATAACTTAATTTCGTAATCTCATCTTCTGACCCTTCAATTTTTGGGGTATATAACTCTTGTTTGACAGGTACAACGTCTTCACACATATCCATAATTTTTCGTGTGTTGTCTACCACAATTTCTTTGGCTTTTTCTTCACCTAAAAAACTAAACGCATCCAACATTTCATTCGTTGTTAAAAAGTGTACGTCCGGTAATTCATAGCGATTTAGAGGATTCGCTCCTCCCATCGAATTAATTAAAATTTTACGATAAATAGCGTCTTCTTTATTTAAATAGTGAACATTTCCTGTTGCCACCACTATCTTACCTAAATCGTCCCCAATCGACACCAGATTAGTCATGATGTCTTCTAAGTCCTCATCATTTTTAACGAGTTCTGCTTCAATCAATGGAGCATAAACTTGTTTTGGCATGACTTCGATATAGTCATAAAATTTTGCACGCTTTTTGGCTTCTTCGACACCTTTTTGCATCATCGCTTCAAAAATTTCACCATTACTACATGCTGAACCCACTAACAATCCTTCTCGAAATTCAGATAACTTCGAGCGTGGAATACGTGGTACACGATAAAAATAATTAACATTTGACATCGAGATTAACTTAAATAAATTTTTCAACCCTACCTGTGTTTGGGCGAGAATCGTTGCATGGAATGGACGTGCTCGCTTATACGCATCTCCCTCACCAATATGTTGATTAAACTCATCATGATAATACACACCAAATTCTTCTTGTGCTTTTTTGACAAATATCCAACACAAATGACCGGTTGCTTCCGAGTCATAAATCGCACGGTGATGTTGCTCCAAGTTGATGTTATATTTTTTGGTCAAACGGTTTAAACGATGTGACTTTAATTCAGGATGAAGTAGTCGTGATAGTTCCAGGGTATCAATGACTGGATTAGGAGCTTCTGGCATATCGTATTTTTCATAACTAGTATTCAAGAATCCCATATCAAAACTAGCATTGTGGGCAACTAAAATACTATCACGGCAGAACTCTTCAAATAGCGTTAAGACTTCTTTTTCAGATTTTGACCCCTTTACCATATCATCTGTAATTCCCGTCAGATGAATGGTTGTTTGAGATAATGGATGACCTGGATCGATAAATTGTTCAAAGGTATCAATAATGTTTCCCTTATGCATTTTCACAGCAGCTAACTCGATAATCGTGTCATAAACCGCTGATAGTCCCGTTGTTTCCACGTCAAAGACAACATAAGTCGCATCTGTTAAACTAATATGTTTTGGATTATACGCAATCGGGACACCATCATCGACGATGTTTGCTTCCACACCAAACAACACTTTTACACCATGTTTTTTCCCAGCAAAATAAGCATCTGGATACGCTTGTGCGCCACTATGGTCGGTAATCGCAATTCCTGGCATCCCCCATTTTCCAGCTTGAGCCACTAAATCTGTGGCACTATTGGTCGCATCCATGGTACTCATATTTGTATGAAGATGAAGCTCAACACGTTTTTCCTCTTCAGGGGCTGTATCTTTTCTTAATTCTTTTTTTACCTCAACTAAGTCTTGACAATTCATCACTAAATCACGCATAAACGTGTCTTCCTGGATACTACCTCGTGCTCTTAACCAACTTCCGGTTTTAATTGCTTCAAATAAAGCGACGTCTTTTTCATTATTAGAAAATTTCTTCACAGCAAATGACGATGAATAATCTGTGATTTTGACAATTAATAACTTTCTGCCTGAACGTAATTCTCTAATTTCTTTATCAAACACAAACCCTTCGATAGTCACACGACGTTCTTCTTCAATGATGTCTTCCATACGTGTGATCACCTCATTACTTGGAATCGTTCTTCCAAGTTGAATTGGGCCTTCATGTTCAAGCGTTTCTTGTTTTTTCTTTTGTTGTTGATTTTTTTCAATGGCTGCAGCTGTTTGTTTCATTAATTCTTCTGCTTGCTCTTGTTGCCGTTGTTCAAACGCCTTTTGAATATCTGACTCTTTTGTGTCATCAATTCGAACAACAAATTTAAACTCAGGAAATCCGTAGCGTTTATATAGCTCACTAAGGCGTCCTAAATGTTTTTGACTTAAATATTTTTCGACCCCTTCATTTTCAACCAATAAAATAACCTGCTGGTCTTCAACAAATGGTGGTGTTTGCAACAATGAATTTTTCACAACATTTGTCATCTCTTCATTGGCCTTTAATACGTGATACCAATAATCTGCTAATAAATCATCATTTAAGTCTTTATTTTGGCTCGATACAACCAATGAAGTACGCGCAATATCATTAAAAGCAGTCTCTAAATGAGTAGATAACAACTGATA
This genomic stretch from Vagococcus sp. CY52-2 harbors:
- a CDS encoding metallophosphoesterase, whose product is MTRTKKIITGLLIGLPLFIMAEGIRENRQLDVESIFITSNRVNDNPVKIAHLSDLQFPRLRVSQTQLLNELEKEQPDVVFLTGDTIDRTESVETTEFFDFLTTLTSRYQTYVINGNHEETNPDYALWRQKIKASDAVYLENDVTNLVINNNAFNLVGLSNRHTSLSSKDMAKMNTNQETLVLAHHPELFDEYINSFNSPLAIFSGHAHGGQWRLPKTDGLLSPDQGVLPKLTNGLYIKNDSNLIVSRGLANSKFPIRLNNYPHLIFTTIKQA
- a CDS encoding type I restriction endonuclease subunit R, producing the protein MLGKFTSELDLEKQLIEQLISGESQWTYRPDLKTEDDLWDNFKDKLEMNNLDVLGETLLTEQEFRQIKNQLSFPNFYEAAKWLSGENGVAKVQVQREDAKLGTIRLRVLNREDVAGGISSYEVINQYVSTKKEYMDNDRRFDVTLLINGLPMIHIELKNKNNAYMDAFRQISKYLKEGKFTGIFSSVQMFVVTNGSDTRYIASAQDTKLNAQFLTKWVDEDNKAVDNYVDFAKHVLSIPMAHKMVTQYSVIDNDKKALILLRPYQIHAIEAVKQASKESKSGYVWHTTGSGKTLTSYKVARNLLQISSIDKTIFIVDRVDLDQQTTTSFTSYAENDVIDIDETNNVSELITKLLSDERSVVVTTIQKLNHVMHRVEENPENKKYQTLRRLKLALVVDECHRAVSPEKKRELETFFIESLWYGFTGTPIFVENAKKVQGNLPRTTKQQYGECLHKYTVKEAIHDKAVLGFQVEYKTTFSEEQLDDIVESSDKKSELAVYEMSLMEKEYYVPNEVYLDEAHMLEVIDSIINKSRKKLGFNLGAGQTYDAILTTTSISQAQKYYDLIKKVKAGKSSVSVSEATKKVLPDFPKVAITYSISENETSSSSNQEKMKEALEDYNEEYGTHYTLETMRAYNRNVNDRLARKKEQYKARSEQLDLVIVVDRLLTGFDAPCLSTLFIDRPPMKEHNLIQAFSRTNRLFDKYKRYGQIVTFQDPATFEAAVTNALILYSNGGENEVLAPTWEETRDRFIEAIEELKLVEPNPHAIDIDSSSIVQLKKFARSFQQVDKYYASSQVYTEFSEEQMGSLFPITEKEFEEYTGKYNNVLEKMKEFSDKPGGKIDIDIFYELESVKTENINYDYILMLIQRYVPVGDDEYELIGRQDDKSAKEIDKYLEELSQSNQKLSALIKTLWEDIRQNPEHYRDKDISILLNRLIQDKKLNETSQLAEKWSVNEGDLRYVVNNYNPKKEKQVGEQELRDSSNYEQYKESNDNPVSKLRYWKSFKKELVQVMEEELLPLERD
- a CDS encoding site-specific integrase; this translates as MSNRKELLFHEYFLEWIDLYKVGAVREVTLSKYQMSYTRLKELAPDVLLKNIDRREYQRILNNYAETHEKQTTMDFHHQLKGALLDAMDENLIPTNPTRKVVIKGKIPRKKKTKYISQFDLQKLLDELFLPTVFNHDWLILLIAKTGLRFSEALAVTPSDFNFAYQTLSISKTWNYKEANGHFQETKNHSSKRHIQLDWKTTMQFAQMVEGMPSHQPIFINGRVFNSTVNHRLKRLCEKADVPVISIHGLRHTHASLLLFAGVSIASVARRLGHANMTTTQQIYLHIIQELENQDNDKIMRYLSNF
- a CDS encoding restriction endonuclease subunit S codes for the protein MTTNHLAPVIRFKDFTDAWEQRKLGEVINFLNGRAYKQKELLDTGKYRVLRVGNFNTNDRWYYSDLELDNNKYADKGDLLYLWATNFGPEIWNEERVIYHYHIWKLQFLSNEIDKLYLYTWLLTDKERIKLTTNGTTMVHVTKGGMEQRVFQYPKSIDEQTKIGSFFKQLDDTIALHQRELDLLKEQKKGFLQKMFPKKDEVVPEIRFKGFTDAWEQRKFSDCFNFPVSTNSLSRALLNYDEGDVKSVHYGDILIKYSTILNIKIDEIPYITDGKLEKYNSNLLKNGDLIFADAAEDETVGKAVEVSGITDENLVAGLHTIVARSKEKKAEFFLGYYINSDVYHRQLLRLMQGSKVSSISKGNLQKTIVSFPKNMEEQSQIGNFFKQLDDTIALHQCELEKLQEMKKAFLQKMFV